The Daphnia pulex isolate KAP4 chromosome 3, ASM2113471v1 genome includes a region encoding these proteins:
- the LOC124190079 gene encoding charged multivesicular body protein 6-B-like — MGNIFGNKKTTRITEQDKAVLQLKQQRDKLKQYQKKILTVIEKDKELARKLLREGKKERAKLLLKKKRYQEQLVEKTDKQLDTVEQLVHDLEFAQVEMEVLNSLKTGNESLKEVHKLFSIEDIEQIMEETKEGIEKQKEIDEILAGVLTAEDEEAVDMEFAEIIRQNLPDVPVSDSNISEVELPSVPTEEPKPKKEKIIRKPVPLSA; from the exons GATTACTGAACAAGATAAAGCAGTGTTG CAACTTAAACAACAAAGAGATAAACTCAAAcaatatcagaaaaaaattcttacaGTTATTGAGAAAGACAAAGAACTAGCCCGGAAGCTTCTCAgagaagggaagaaaga GCGAGCTAAACttctgttgaaaaagaaacggtaTCAAGAACAACTAGTTGAGAAAACAGACAAGCAACTGGATACAGTTGAACAACTTGTTCATGATCTTGAATTTGCTCAAGTTGAAATGGAG GTTTTGAACAGCTTGAAAACTGGCAATGAATCTCTAAAGGAAGTCCATAAACTTTTCTCTATAGAGGATATTGAGCAAATTATGGAAGAAACTAAAGaaggaattgaaaaacaaaag GAAATTGATGAAATCTTAGCTGGAGTCTTGACAgctgaagatgaagaagccgTAGACATGGAGTTTGCTGAAATAATAAGGCAAAATCTACCGGATGTACCAGTGTCCGATTCCAATATTTCCGAAGTTGAACTGCCTTCTGTTCCCACAGAAGAACCAAAAcccaagaaagagaaaatcattCGAAAGCCTGTGCCATTATCAGCCTGA